The following are encoded in a window of Hemicordylus capensis ecotype Gifberg chromosome 12, rHemCap1.1.pri, whole genome shotgun sequence genomic DNA:
- the LOC128336193 gene encoding uncharacterized protein LOC128336193 isoform X2 produces MNSPAGSGPRRPIQYSIPFPTVAYQMPLRSPQAREQDSCSYQNVARPLRSSGCVLAEVGIYENSLAVQLQKSPQTSESSEDDEPDYINAEVDPNSFPV; encoded by the exons atgaacagccctgctggatcaggcccaagaaggcctatccagtacagcatcccgtttcccacagtggcctaccagatgcctctgagaagcccacaggcaagag AGCAAGATTCCTGCTCTTACCAGAATGTGGCCAGGCCTTTGCGAagcagtggatgtg TCTTAGCAGAGGTGGGCATCTATGAGAATAGCTTGGCTGTCCAGCTGCAGAAGAGCCCACAGACTTCAG AAAGCTCCGAGGATGACGAACCAGATTACATCAATGCAGAGGTTGATCCAAACAG CTTTCCTGTCTAA
- the LOC128336193 gene encoding uncharacterized protein LOC128336193 isoform X4: MLCFSIERRVCRDTTQPSETKQREEASSFYSKTGWWLCGTQVSEFGERARFLLLPECGQAFAKQWMCLSRGGHL; encoded by the exons ATGCTCTGTTTCAG TATCGAGAGAAGAGTGTGCCGAGATACCACACAGCCGTCCGAAACCAAG CAAAGGGAGGAAGCGTCCAGCTTCTACAGCAAGACAGGATG GTGGCTGTGCGGAACCCAGGTATCAGAATTTGGGGAAAG AGCAAGATTCCTGCTCTTACCAGAATGTGGCCAGGCCTTTGCGAagcagtggatgtg TCTTAGCAGAGGTGGGCATCTATGA
- the LOC128336193 gene encoding linker for activation of T-cells family member 2-like isoform X3, which yields MVEQEYIEPLHSDYYNCRNFLRPPREQDSCSYQNVARPLRSSGCVLAEVGIYENSLAVQLQKSPQTSESSEDDEPDYINAEVDPNSFPV from the exons ATGGTGGAGCAAGAGTATAT TGAACCTCTCCATTCAGATTATTACAACTGCCGAAATTTCTTAAGGCCGCCGAGAG AGCAAGATTCCTGCTCTTACCAGAATGTGGCCAGGCCTTTGCGAagcagtggatgtg TCTTAGCAGAGGTGGGCATCTATGAGAATAGCTTGGCTGTCCAGCTGCAGAAGAGCCCACAGACTTCAG AAAGCTCCGAGGATGACGAACCAGATTACATCAATGCAGAGGTTGATCCAAACAG CTTTCCTGTCTAA
- the LOC128336193 gene encoding uncharacterized protein LOC128336193 isoform X1, translated as MLCFSIERRVCRDTTQPSETKQREEASSFYSKTGWWLCGTQVSEFGERNSNGGARVYVSPGRRWGSFGKCSRNRHLLPRWSTPDPHRGAMNTNPNSSWVVSGFPHWLGVCHI; from the exons ATGCTCTGTTTCAG TATCGAGAGAAGAGTGTGCCGAGATACCACACAGCCGTCCGAAACCAAG CAAAGGGAGGAAGCGTCCAGCTTCTACAGCAAGACAGGATG GTGGCTGTGCGGAACCCAGGTATCAGAATTTGGGGAAAG GAACTCAAATGGTGGAGCAAGAGTATATGTAAGTCCAGGAAGGCGTTGGGGCAGCTTTGGGAAATGTTCTAGAAATAGGCACTTACTTCCCAGATGGTCAACTCCTGATCCTCACAGAGGAGCAATGAACACCAACCCTAACAGCTCCTGGGTTGTATCCGGTTTCCCTCACTGGCTGGGGGTCTGCCACATTTAG